In Streptomyces dangxiongensis, one DNA window encodes the following:
- a CDS encoding TetR/AcrR family transcriptional regulator, with product MEATKRTPIGRPRGFDTDEALQRAMVVFWEHGYDAVSLTDLTRAMGITKTSMYAAFGNKEDLFRKALERYAEGPASYSALALREPTARKVATAYLTGSVHASTRAGCPAGCLGVQGFLAAGRLGRSASDALVAWRNDNRAHLHDRFRRAIDEGDLPAGTNPDTLARYLMTMANGIAVQAAMGATRDELQQVADAALHTWPPA from the coding sequence ATGGAAGCTACGAAGAGGACACCGATCGGCCGGCCTCGAGGGTTCGACACCGACGAGGCCCTGCAACGGGCCATGGTCGTCTTCTGGGAACACGGCTATGACGCCGTCAGCCTCACCGACCTGACCCGCGCCATGGGGATCACCAAGACCAGCATGTACGCGGCCTTCGGCAACAAGGAGGACCTCTTCCGAAAGGCCCTGGAACGTTATGCCGAGGGCCCTGCCTCCTACAGCGCCCTCGCACTGCGGGAGCCCACCGCCCGGAAGGTGGCCACCGCCTACCTCACCGGCTCCGTCCATGCCTCCACCCGGGCCGGCTGTCCGGCCGGATGCCTCGGGGTCCAGGGTTTCCTGGCCGCGGGCCGCCTCGGACGGAGCGCCAGCGACGCGCTTGTCGCGTGGCGCAACGACAACCGGGCACACCTTCACGACCGCTTCCGACGAGCCATCGACGAGGGCGACCTGCCCGCCGGCACAAACCCGGACACCCTTGCCCGCTACCTCATGACCATGGCGAACGGCATCGCGGTCCAGGCGGCCATGGGCGCCACCCGCGACGAACTCCAACAGGTCGCAGACGCCGCCCTCCACACCTGGCCCCCCGCCTGA
- a CDS encoding SDR family oxidoreductase, whose amino-acid sequence MSFPQPDTVLVTGASGFVAGHCIEELLRHGYAVRGTVRDPARTEKVTHLTALAADLGRRVDFVAAHLDTDEGWAEAVDGCTFVLHVASPNPPSVPRTEDQVVRPAVDGTLRVLRAAAASDTVRRVVLTSSSLAVNAGRAEPEDGHHTEDDWSRIENCSPYEKSKTLAERAAWKFYDDLPDKSRLDLVTLLPALVLGPLQRAEVNTSNAVVQRLLDRSMPAVPDLGFSLVDVRDIATAHRLAMENPRAPGNRYLCGGTYTSMLDMARVLATEFGPAGFRVPTRRLPYWAMWLAARFDPALRLALGYVGRPERLSSQKAIDELGWTARPAARTLRETGQSLRDHHIIHSRR is encoded by the coding sequence ATGAGCTTCCCCCAGCCCGACACCGTCCTGGTCACCGGCGCTTCCGGCTTCGTCGCCGGGCACTGCATCGAGGAACTGCTCCGGCATGGATACGCCGTCCGCGGCACGGTCCGCGACCCCGCACGGACCGAAAAGGTCACCCACTTGACCGCTCTGGCAGCCGATCTCGGCCGGCGTGTCGACTTCGTCGCCGCCCACCTGGACACTGACGAGGGCTGGGCCGAAGCGGTCGACGGATGCACCTTCGTACTGCACGTGGCCTCACCGAACCCACCCTCGGTCCCGCGCACCGAGGACCAGGTCGTCCGCCCCGCGGTCGACGGCACCTTGCGCGTACTGCGCGCCGCGGCCGCGAGCGACACCGTCCGCCGCGTGGTCCTGACATCGTCATCCCTGGCGGTCAACGCTGGCCGCGCCGAACCCGAGGACGGCCACCACACCGAGGACGACTGGTCGCGCATCGAGAACTGCTCGCCCTACGAGAAGAGCAAGACCCTCGCCGAGCGCGCCGCCTGGAAGTTCTACGACGACCTGCCCGACAAGAGCCGCCTCGACCTGGTAACGCTGCTCCCCGCACTCGTCCTTGGCCCTCTGCAGCGCGCCGAAGTGAACACCTCCAACGCGGTCGTCCAACGACTGCTCGACCGATCCATGCCGGCAGTCCCCGACCTCGGCTTCAGCCTCGTCGACGTCCGGGACATCGCTACCGCGCACCGACTGGCCATGGAGAACCCGCGAGCCCCCGGCAACCGCTACCTCTGCGGCGGTACGTACACCTCGATGCTCGACATGGCCCGCGTCCTCGCCACCGAGTTCGGTCCCGCGGGCTTCCGCGTCCCCACCCGGCGCCTCCCCTACTGGGCAATGTGGCTCGCCGCCCGCTTCGACCCCGCCCTGCGCCTGGCCCTCGGCTACGTCGGCCGCCCCGAGCGGCTGTCCAGCCAGAAGGCGATCGACGAGCTGGGCTGGACAGCACGCCCTGCCGCGCGGACCCTTCGGGAAACCGGACAGAGCCTGCGCGACCACCACATCATCCACTCGCGCCGCTGA
- a CDS encoding transposase, with protein MTTKLHLACDGRGRPLAILLTPGQRHDSIGAGPLPERIHVPRTGPGRPRHRPDQVIADNEIQQDRHLIRGSGQSGVIPALNKIRLTTGPRLARV; from the coding sequence GTGACCACCAAACTCCACCTCGCCTGCGACGGCCGCGGCCGGCCCCTCGCGATCCTGCTGACTCCCGGCCAACGCCACGACAGCATCGGCGCAGGCCCCCTCCCTGAACGCATCCACGTCCCGCGCACCGGCCCCGGCCGGCCACGCCACAGACCCGACCAGGTCATCGCCGACAACGAGATACAACAAGACCGCCACCTCATACGAGGCAGCGGTCAGTCTGGCGTCATTCCTGCTTTGAACAAGATCCGTTTGACGACGGGCCCTAGACTAGCCCGCGTCTGA
- a CDS encoding LysR family transcriptional regulator, whose protein sequence is MDISMKGLRCFVAVAEERHFGHAAERLGIAQPAVTQQLQRLEAALDMKLVHRDGRTVLLTEAGAAFLSHARDALESSQLAVQAGKAATRGQGGMLTIGLAPAVPPAHLADLLRRFATDRPRIRLQIRETRLEDTLAQLAQGTIQLALASGFAAPSRPPQIEAIQLAEETLAVALHRDHPLVGRAVLHLADLADERFSVITRDAVRGQPFGIHGLCQRTGFQALKFAEVHDVTLQLAMIATGLSVGVLPSSMSRYAPAEVAFVPLAHEDPLRTLLLYDRRHVPVGVREILRLATPTSPPPSVGKRELQQLSKTELYQRAGEQGIAGVRAHQHAAATGRKGAGSARTIRTITPSADPEEE, encoded by the coding sequence ATGGATATCTCGATGAAAGGGCTACGCTGCTTTGTCGCGGTCGCCGAGGAAAGGCATTTCGGCCATGCGGCCGAACGGCTGGGGATCGCGCAGCCCGCGGTGACCCAGCAACTGCAGCGGCTCGAGGCGGCGCTGGACATGAAGCTCGTGCACCGGGATGGCCGCACAGTTCTGCTCACCGAGGCCGGAGCGGCCTTCCTCTCGCACGCGCGTGACGCCCTGGAGTCCAGTCAACTGGCAGTCCAAGCGGGGAAAGCGGCAACCCGGGGGCAGGGGGGCATGCTCACGATCGGACTGGCCCCCGCGGTTCCACCTGCGCACCTGGCCGATCTGCTGCGACGGTTCGCCACCGACCGGCCCCGCATCCGACTCCAGATCCGGGAGACCCGTCTCGAAGACACTCTTGCCCAACTGGCGCAAGGGACGATCCAACTCGCGCTGGCGAGCGGATTCGCCGCACCATCGCGTCCCCCGCAGATCGAGGCGATACAGCTTGCGGAAGAAACCCTTGCCGTCGCGCTGCACCGCGACCACCCTCTCGTCGGGCGCGCGGTACTGCACTTGGCGGACCTCGCGGACGAGCGTTTCAGCGTGATCACCCGGGACGCCGTGCGAGGGCAACCCTTCGGGATCCACGGCCTGTGTCAACGGACCGGATTCCAGGCACTCAAGTTCGCCGAGGTCCACGACGTCACCCTGCAACTCGCGATGATCGCGACCGGCCTGAGCGTGGGAGTGCTGCCATCAAGCATGTCCCGGTATGCACCCGCCGAGGTGGCCTTCGTTCCGTTGGCGCACGAGGACCCACTCCGCACGCTGCTCCTCTACGACCGGCGGCACGTACCTGTGGGAGTCCGCGAGATTCTCCGACTGGCCACACCGACCAGCCCGCCACCTTCTGTCGGCAAGCGTGAGTTGCAGCAGTTGAGTAAGACGGAGCTGTATCAGCGGGCCGGTGAGCAGGGCATCGCCGGCGTCCGCGCCCACCAGCACGCTGCCGCCACCGGCCGAAAAGGGGCCGGCAGTGCCCGGACGATCCGGACGATCACGCCCTCGGCCGATCCCGAGGAGGAGTGA
- a CDS encoding SDR family oxidoreductase, protein MALVTASSRGIGRAIASRLGRDGANVVVNYHSNEAAARDVVREIEEWGSKAVAVQADLAVPGDVTRLFEESVAAFGGLDIVVNNAGMRAFGSISTFSVEDLDRLLAVNVKGTFLALQQAANLVRDGGRIVNISTGHTKEPSQRVAAYGGSKAAMEYFGHVLAKELGNRKITVNVVLPGLTDTDGLSPEFRANADAFIARTPLGRLGRPEDIADVVAFLASDDARWVTGQTIAAAGGLI, encoded by the coding sequence GTGGCGCTCGTCACGGCTTCTTCGCGGGGAATCGGCCGGGCCATTGCGTCGCGTCTGGGGCGGGACGGCGCAAATGTAGTGGTCAATTACCACTCGAATGAGGCCGCCGCGCGGGATGTCGTCAGGGAGATCGAGGAATGGGGCAGTAAGGCCGTGGCTGTGCAGGCCGACCTCGCCGTGCCGGGCGATGTCACCCGCCTGTTCGAGGAATCGGTCGCCGCGTTCGGTGGTCTCGATATCGTCGTCAACAACGCTGGCATGCGGGCCTTCGGTTCCATATCCACCTTCTCTGTCGAGGACCTCGACCGGCTGTTGGCCGTCAATGTCAAGGGGACCTTCCTGGCGCTGCAGCAGGCGGCGAACCTCGTTCGCGACGGGGGTCGTATCGTCAACATCTCCACGGGGCACACCAAGGAACCGAGCCAACGCGTCGCCGCGTATGGCGGCAGCAAAGCCGCGATGGAGTATTTCGGCCACGTGCTGGCTAAGGAACTGGGGAACAGGAAGATCACGGTCAACGTCGTGCTTCCGGGCTTGACCGACACCGACGGCCTGTCACCGGAATTCCGGGCGAACGCCGACGCGTTCATCGCCCGGACCCCTCTCGGACGGCTCGGGCGCCCAGAAGACATCGCCGATGTCGTCGCCTTCCTCGCGAGTGACGACGCGCGCTGGGTCACCGGTCAGACGATCGCGGCCGCCGGCGGCCTCATCTGA
- a CDS encoding Crp/Fnr family transcriptional regulator, producing MVLYEGLVKVTARLDRDRVLLRDIRIAGDIVGEVAAMGVGPRSATVTACGDVAATVVPRNDLEHLFLAHPEASLALNRMLSAADCAEPTAYGWSWAHTPSRSGWRASSSNSRSRTGSPGRRLELLTK from the coding sequence GTGGTCCTCTACGAGGGTTTGGTCAAGGTGACCGCCCGGCTGGACCGTGACCGGGTGTTGCTGAGGGACATCAGGATCGCCGGGGACATCGTGGGCGAGGTGGCGGCGATGGGTGTCGGACCGCGATCGGCCACGGTCACCGCCTGCGGCGATGTGGCCGCCACCGTCGTCCCGCGCAATGACCTGGAGCACCTCTTCCTTGCTCACCCCGAGGCGTCGCTGGCCCTCAACCGCATGCTCTCTGCGGCAGATTGCGCCGAGCCGACCGCCTACGGCTGGAGCTGGGCGCATACCCCGTCCCGGTCCGGCTGGCGCGCGTCCTCGTCGAACTCGCGGAGTCGTACGGGAAGCCCAGGCAGACGCTTAGAACTCCTAACGAAATGA